Below is a window of Escherichia coli DSM 30083 = JCM 1649 = ATCC 11775 DNA.
GGTTTCATGGCAGGCGCGAGGATTCACCAGGCACGAGGTGACTTTGCCAACGAAGATCTGATCGAGACAGGCCTGGTTGCAGCCAATACAAGTGTTGATCTCATCGGCTCGTCCCGATTGCGCTTTTGACAGCAGCTCCGCATCAGCGAGAAACGGTCGCGCCATCGATACCATGTCCGCATCACCGCGCGAGAGAATGTCGTCGGCAACCTGCGGATCGTTAATCCGGTTGGTGGTCACCAGCGGCAGCGAAACGTGGCCTTTCAGTTTGCGCGTGACCCAGCTAAATGCGCCGCGCGGCACGGGCGTGGCAATGGTCGGAATACGTGCTTCATGCCAGCCAATGCCGGTGTTGATAATCGTTGCGCCCGCCGCTTCAATGGCCTGCGCCAGCTCTACCGTTTCGGCAAAAGTACCGCCGCCTTCGACCAGGTCGAGCATCGACAAACGGTAGATAATAATGAAGTCGTTGCCGACACGTTCGCGCACCGCACCCACTACTTCTACGGCAAACCGCATCCGGTTGCGGTAATCGCCGCCCCACTGGTCACTACGCTGATTGGTGCGCAGCGTCAGAAATTCGTTGATCAAATACCCTTCGGACCCCATCACCTCTACACCGTCGTATCCTGCCTCCCGTGCCAATTGCGCGCAGTGGGCGAAATCGTCGATCAGTTGCAGGATCTCTTCATGGGTGAGTTCGTGAGGAACGAAACGGTTGATGGGGGCCTGCAATGCGGAGGGTGCGACCAGATGCGGTTGGTAGCTGTAGCGCCCGGTATGCAAAATTTGCAGGGCGATTTTGCCGCCTTCCTGATGTACGGCTTCGGTAATGGTGCGATGGTGTGGGATCTGGTTGGCGTCATTGAGCATTGCACCGCCTTCCATGCCAACGCCTGTTAAATCTGGTGCGATACCGCCGCTGACAATCAACGCCACGCCGTGACGGGCGCGTTCGGCATAAAACGCTGCCAGCCGTTCAGCGCCGTCCGGGTATTCCTCCAGCCCGGTGTGCATTGAGCCCATCAACACGCGGTTTTTTAACGTGGTAAAACCTAAATCCAGCGGGGCAAACAGCGACGGATAGCTCATAAAATTGTCCAGTATGTAAAATAATTGTTATGTGGTCGGATGAGTTCTAATTTAGCCGTCGCCGGAGAAAAGGGAAAAGGGGAGTGCGGGGTTTGTGATGGGATTCAAAAAGAATACGCCCGTTCGTCATGCCGGACGGCGGTAATACAGTCGTCCGGCATCGGGAAAAATTACTGCTTACGGAAAAAATCGTTATACAACATATACAAATGCGCGGCACTCCAGGAGAAATTTGGTGCGCCTTGCTGTGCGCCAGTCAGCGGGTTGTAATTCTCCTGAATTGGGCCATCGGCGGTTAATCCTTTGGCATGCTGGAAGAACGTATCCGCCAGTTTCAGGGCATCATCACGATAACCGTAACGCTCCATTCCTTTCAGACCAAACCAGAACTGATCTACCCATACGCGCCCGCGCCAGTAGATATCAGCGCCAAAAGCCGGGTTGGTTAACGCTGCCGTTCCCAGCGGTACAAAGGTGTTGAACTCTTTAGGATCGAGCATCACCTTCACCACCGCGTCGGCGTTGGCCTGCGTTGCCGCACCGTTAAACAGCGGCGACCAGCCTTCTGGCCCTTTACCGCGCTCAACAATCGGTTTGCCCGCGCAGCCGTTCGCCAGCGGTTTATCTTCAATACGCACGTCATAGTAGAACTGTGTAGTCGGGTCGAACATACAAGTGTTGATGTAGTCCGCGAGCTGTTGTGCTAACTGACGATAGCGTTTGGCCTCTTCCGGCTTACCGAGAATCGTCGCCATCTCCGCCAGATAATGGTTATCGCTGTACATATAGCTGGCCTGATCCACCGACTCCTGCAATAGCGAGTAGCCCAGCAACGTTCCGTCCTGACTGCGGTTCTCGGCGAATTTCACCGTCCAGTCGCTACGTTTGCCGCCGTTAGCGACATATTTATCCAACTGTTCCTTGTCGATAAACCCAAAAACGGCGGCATCATCACGACCCGATTCCCACGACGCGGCAACCTGTGCCGGAATTTCCAGACTGTCGTACTGGCCTTTCTCCACCACGCGGGCGTAGTTGTTCAGCCCAGACCGCGTCTCTTCTTTGTCGCCTTTTTTCACCGTAAACAGCATCTCGCCGCTCTCGGTGTTGTGGGCTTTGTCGCGGGTCGCGCCATATTCCGGCACGCCGTTGCCGTTATGATCGCGGTTACGTAACCACCAGTCGTGATAGGCCACCAGTTTCGGGTACATCTCTGCCAGCCAGGTTTTATCCTGGGTGACGTTGTACACTTCCATCACCGACCAGGCGGCAAGGCTGGGCTTGGTATTGCGTTCGTTCCAGTTGCCGCCATCGCCGCCACGCTCGGGGCTAAGGTTCCACGCAATCAGGTCGGGGACAAAGCCCACATCCTGCGGACGCACGCTGTCGCCTGGCTGGATCTGCCAGGAGAAGACCGCGCGGATATTCTCTTTGGCGATATCCGGATTGAAATGCGCCATCGCAAACGCCTGCTTCCAGGTATCCCACGGCCAGGTCTGATTGCCGGAGAACCAGCGCCCGGTCACCGACGGCGTGACGGTGTTATATTTCACCGCACCGCCCGGCGATCGCCAGTTACCGTTGAGCGTTTCGATGGCTTTCACCGCGACGCGCGTCTGTTCCGGCGTCGCATCCGGATTGGTTAACCCTTTCTTCAGATACTCTTCCCAGCGTTGCTGCGAGGCGGTGAGATAAAACGCCGGACGCGCCAGAATATCGCGGATCTGCATTTGCTCTTTGCTAACTTCCTGAGCGGTCAGCAGATGGGAGTAGGTGGTATAGAGCGTCGTCGAACCGTTGATATGCGCCTTACTGGTAAAGCGATTGCCGTTGATTTCAGTCTGCACTGGCAGGGATTTATGCACCTGATATTCTGATTCACCGGAGGTCAGCAGATCCCAGGTGGCGCGCACTTTGCCAAAGGTGACTTTCAGGCCATCACGGGTGGCGCTGATTTTGCGCTGATAGTCAGGGTATTCGCCAGCAATGGTTTTATCGGAAAGCGGTTTCCCTTCTTTCGCTTCCAGTTTTTCCAGCAGTTCGCCATCCCACACCAGATCCAGCGGTTTATCGCTGGTGATTTTGGTTTCCAGTAGTGATGTGCGCGGCGTGGCGAAGCGCAGAATCATTTCGACCTGTACATCTTTCGATATCAACTTTTGCACCAGCGCGCCGGGAATACTGTATGCCTCCAGCGTGAAATCGACTTTCTTGCCGTCTTGCCAGACGGTCAGGCGATCGAAATTGCTGGCCATAAAGTTGATGTATTCTTCCGTCAGCAGCGCAACGCCAGGAAAGCCGCCCATAGTGTTCGGGCCGTCTGGCAACAGATGACCATGCCAGGCTCCGAGATCGAAAAACGGATTAAAACGCTGGTGATCGTCGTAATCGTAATCCTTCATGTACTGCGGCGCGCCAGTACGGTTAATCACGTTTTTATAATTGTCAGCGTTAGCGGCATGGGCGGAAAAGCTCATCAGCAGAGCACAGGCTACTGGCGTTAAAATGGTTTTTATTTTCATGAGATTACTGTCCTTATTACCAGTAAAAATATTGCATCAGGAAGAGTTGGTCGCTGGGATCGTGAGAGGCATTTTTCATGTAGAAGCGGCTATCAAAAGCCGTTGCGAAACGTCCGCCGCCGTATTCGTACCAGATACCAAACTGCATGAAAGAGGTGGTTTCATCGTCAGCGTGGTCAGGGCGATGTTTGGCGTAGGTGTAAGCGGTGGAGAGATAAACGCCCTTTAACGCTTCATACATGGCGCTCACCATCATCCCGCTTTCACTTCCCGATACGTCCAGCCCGTCGGCGCGTCCGGTATGGTGCCAGGCGCGAGCGGCAAAGTTAGGGGTAAGCAGGCCCGTGAGATAGAGTTGGCCTGTGCCGTCGGTGATTTCCAGACCGTTCATCCAGGTGATACCTTCTGCAAGGTCATACTGGATGTAACCGTTCATCATTGCCGGATAGGTGTATTTGTCGTCGTAGCGATCGTACTTGCCAAAATGTAGCCAGGCTTTGCTTTCGTCATGATGTCCGGCAGGTGTGGCGGTAACGCTATAACGAAAGTTGCCGCTTAAGTTCTGTACCTTCAGCGCAGTCATAATGTCGCGGGTATTGGGAATGACGTAGCCCAGATCGGGCGTGAAATCGCCCCACCATTGCAGGTCATCCAGCGAGGAATCCTGACGCAGACTGAGC
It encodes the following:
- the fadH gene encoding NADPH-dependent 2,4-dienoyl-CoA reductase encodes the protein MSYPSLFAPLDLGFTTLKNRVLMGSMHTGLEEYPDGAERLAAFYAERARHGVALIVSGGIAPDLTGVGMEGGAMLNDANQIPHHRTITEAVHQEGGKIALQILHTGRYSYQPHLVAPSALQAPINRFVPHELTHEEILQLIDDFAHCAQLAREAGYDGVEVMGSEGYLINEFLTLRTNQRSDQWGGDYRNRMRFAVEVVGAVRERVGNDFIIIYRLSMLDLVEGGGTFAETVELAQAIEAAGATIINTGIGWHEARIPTIATPVPRGAFSWVTRKLKGHVSLPLVTTNRINDPQVADDILSRGDADMVSMARPFLADAELLSKAQSGRADEINTCIGCNQACLDQIFVGKVTSCLVNPRACHETKMPILPAVQKKNLAVVGAGPAGLAFAINAAARGHQVTLFDAHSEIGGQFNIAKQIPGKEEFYETLRYYRRMIEVTGVTLKLNHTVTADQLKAFDETILASGIVPRIPPIDGIDHPKVLSYLDVLRDKAQVGNKVAIIGCGGIGFDTAMYLSQPGESTSQNIAGFCNEWGIDSSLQQAGGLSPQGMQIPRSPRQIVMLQRKASKPGQGLGKTTGWIHRTTLLSRGVKMIPGVSYQKIDDDGLHVVINGETQVLAVDNVVICAGQEPNRALAQPLIDSGKTVHLIGGCDVAMELDARRAIAQGTRLALEI
- the ygjK gene encoding alpha-glucosidase, with the translated sequence MKIKTILTPVACALLMSFSAHAANADNYKNVINRTGAPQYMKDYDYDDHQRFNPFFDLGAWHGHLLPDGPNTMGGFPGVALLTEEYINFMASNFDRLTVWQDGKKVDFTLEAYSIPGALVQKLISKDVQVEMILRFATPRTSLLETKITSDKPLDLVWDGELLEKLEAKEGKPLSDKTIAGEYPDYQRKISATRDGLKVTFGKVRATWDLLTSGESEYQVHKSLPVQTEINGNRFTSKAHINGSTTLYTTYSHLLTAQEVSKEQMQIRDILARPAFYLTASQQRWEEYLKKGLTNPDATPEQTRVAVKAIETLNGNWRSPGGAVKYNTVTPSVTGRWFSGNQTWPWDTWKQAFAMAHFNPDIAKENIRAVFSWQIQPGDSVRPQDVGFVPDLIAWNLSPERGGDGGNWNERNTKPSLAAWSVMEVYNVTQDKTWLAEMYPKLVAYHDWWLRNRDHNGNGVPEYGATRDKAHNTESGEMLFTVKKGDKEETRSGLNNYARVVEKGQYDSLEIPAQVAASWESGRDDAAVFGFIDKEQLDKYVANGGKRSDWTVKFAENRSQDGTLLGYSLLQESVDQASYMYSDNHYLAEMATILGKPEEAKRYRQLAQQLADYINTCMFDPTTQFYYDVRIEDKPLANGCAGKPIVERGKGPEGWSPLFNGAATQANADAVVKVMLDPKEFNTFVPLGTAALTNPAFGADIYWRGRVWVDQFWFGLKGMERYGYRDDALKLADTFFQHAKGLTADGPIQENYNPLTGAQQGAPNFSWSAAHLYMLYNDFFRKQ
- the ygjJ gene encoding protein YgjJ gives rise to the protein MKLITAPCRALLALPFCYAFSVTADEARPAEHDDTKTPAMTSTSSPSFRFYGELGVGGYMDLEGENKHKYSDGTYIEGGLEMKYGSWFGLIYGEGWTVQADHDGNAWVPDHSWGGFEGGINRFYGGYRTNDGTEIMLSLRQDSSLDDLQWWGDFTPDLGYVIPNTRDIMTALKVQNLSGNFRYSVTATPAGHHDESKAWLHFGKYDRYDDKYTYPAMMNGYIQYDLAEGITWMNGLEITDGTGQLYLTGLLTPNFAARAWHHTGRADGLDVSGSESGMMVSAMYEALKGVYLSTAYTYAKHRPDHADDETTSFMQFGIWYEYGGGRFATAFDSRFYMKNASHDPSDQLFLMQYFYW